Proteins encoded together in one Acipenser ruthenus chromosome 22, fAciRut3.2 maternal haplotype, whole genome shotgun sequence window:
- the LOC117973686 gene encoding thioredoxin domain-containing protein 15-like, translating into MNLAAGIRIFCTLFVTLYVFASSRQILAGTAENEGPAEFPSAEESHLESGLENLPRFVDVDDEQPLFKAQGAVQFKTAEIADAMLGTEQAASSQLGLLSLIPGDAEADSEAGDAATCKAHETLASLAQSFNEDSSEETEIVRLGIVHAEENNATETAKTPKVNCAERNVTVLDSLAVQILNASQDLMEFLNANGSECSLVLFYTTWCHFSATLGPHFNALPRVFPSMHFLALDASQHSSLSTRFGTVAVPNILLFQGVKPMARFNQTERTLGTLKAFIMNQTGVEGKAEEEVTEEDLSGPLPSVPVRSIDWLLVFSIMFITGFVIYAVLRTDSIRWLMPGQEHEHQD; encoded by the exons ATGAACTTGGCAGCGGGGATTAGGATATTTTGTACATTATTCGTTACGCTTTACGTTTTTGCATCATCACGTCAGATCTTAGCTGGTACCG CTGAGAATGAGGGCCCTGCAGAATTTCCTTCAGCAGAGGAGTCCCATTTAGAATCCGGGCTGGAAAACCTTCCCAGGTTTGTGGATGTCGACGACGAGCAGCCTTTATTTAAAGCCCAGGGCGCTGTGCAGTTTAAGACCGCTGAGATTGCAGATGCAATGCTGGGGACAGAGCAGGCAGCCTCCTCGCAGCTGGGGCTGCTCTCACTAATCCCAGGAGATGCGGAGGCTGACTCGGAGGCCGGAGACGCTGCTACCTGCAAGGCTCACGAGACCTTGGCTTCTTTAGCACAGTCTTTTAATGAGGACAGTTCGGAAGAGACTGAAATTGTTAGGCTGGGAATCGTGCATGCAGAAGAAAACAACGCAACTGAAACAGCAAAGACGCCTAAAGTGAACTGTGCAGAGAGAAATGTAACCGTGCTGGACAGCCTCGCTGTGCAAATTCTGAATGCTTCGCAG GATCTGATGGAGTTTCTGAATGCCAATGGCAGCGAGTGCTCCCTGGTATTGTTCTACACCACGTGGTGTCACTTCTCAGCTACCCTGGGTCCTCACTTCAACGCCCTGCCACGTGTGTTTCCAAGTATGCACTTCCTAGCACTGGATGCCTCCCAGCACAGCAG TCTCTCCACTAGGTTTGGCACAGTTGCTGTTCCCAACATCCTTCTGTTTCAAGGGGTGAAACCAATGGCCAGGTTTAACCAGACGGAGCGGACCCTGGGAACGCTGAAGGCATTCATCATGAACCAGACTG GAGTAGAAGGCAAGGCTGAGGAGGAAGTAACCGAGGAAGACCTGTCCGGGCCCCTACCCAGCGTCCCTGTCAGGAGTATCGACTGGCTCCTAGTCTTCTCCATCATGTTTATTACAGGCTTTGTGATTTACGCGGTACTGCGCACTGACAGCATCCGCTGGCTGATGCCCGGGCAGGAGCACGAACACCAGGACTGA
- the LOC117412917 gene encoding UPF0461 protein C5orf24 homolog isoform X2 produces MMRQVASNTSDYCMTSRASCLAEEGRHPGSQFDLCTSQSSKFYPPPPPPLPLPLPLALAPPPHSTHKAMPCPRQETNSQTGGGKNTEKAEDSKKKKGLGRSGRRGRPSGTTKLAGYRTSTGRPLGTTKAAGFKTSPGRPLGTTKAAGYKVSPGRPPGSIKTLSRLSKLGCQHAAPQFSSGS; encoded by the exons ATGATGCGCCAGGTTGCCAGCAACACCAGCGATTATTGCATGACCAGCAGAGCGTCCTGCCTGGCGGAGGAGGGCCGACACCCGGGCAGTCAGTTTGATCTCTGCACCTCGCAGTCCAGCAAGTTCTACCCCCCTCCGCCCCCTcctctgcccctgcccctgcccctggcCCTGGCACCACCGCCACACAGCACCCACAAAGCCATGCCCTGTCCACGGCAGGAAACAAACTCCCAGACAGGAGGGGGTAAAAACACGGAGAAGGCCGAGGACTCGAAGAAAAAGAAAGGCCTCGGAAGATCGGGCAGGAGAGGCAGACCTTCGGGGACCACCAAACTGGCTGGCTACAGAACCAGCACCGGCCGGCCCCTGGGCACCACAAAGGCAGCCGGGTTCAAGACCAGTCCTGGGAGGCCCCTGGGCACCACTAAGGCAGCCGGGTACAAGGTTAGCCCGGGCAGACCGCCAGGCAGCATCAAGACTCTGTCACGTCTCTCCAAACTGGG GTGTCAACATGCAGCTCCACAGTTCAGTAGCGGATCATAG
- the LOC117412917 gene encoding UPF0461 protein C5orf24 homolog isoform X1 has translation MMRQVASNTSDYCMTSRASCLAEEGRHPGSQFDLCTSQSSKFYPPPPPPLPLPLPLALAPPPHSTHKAMPCPRQETNSQTGGGKNTEKAEDSKKKKGLGRSGRRGRPSGTTKLAGYRTSTGRPLGTTKAAGFKTSPGRPLGTTKAAGYKVSPGRPPGSIKTLSRLSKLGYASCSSAAFPYSMMHKRALCEPAGKEKEPNE, from the coding sequence ATGATGCGCCAGGTTGCCAGCAACACCAGCGATTATTGCATGACCAGCAGAGCGTCCTGCCTGGCGGAGGAGGGCCGACACCCGGGCAGTCAGTTTGATCTCTGCACCTCGCAGTCCAGCAAGTTCTACCCCCCTCCGCCCCCTcctctgcccctgcccctgcccctggcCCTGGCACCACCGCCACACAGCACCCACAAAGCCATGCCCTGTCCACGGCAGGAAACAAACTCCCAGACAGGAGGGGGTAAAAACACGGAGAAGGCCGAGGACTCGAAGAAAAAGAAAGGCCTCGGAAGATCGGGCAGGAGAGGCAGACCTTCGGGGACCACCAAACTGGCTGGCTACAGAACCAGCACCGGCCGGCCCCTGGGCACCACAAAGGCAGCCGGGTTCAAGACCAGTCCTGGGAGGCCCCTGGGCACCACTAAGGCAGCCGGGTACAAGGTTAGCCCGGGCAGACCGCCAGGCAGCATCAAGACTCTGTCACGTCTCTCCAAACTGGGGTATGCATCCTGCAGCTCTGCAGCCTTCCCCTATTCAATGATGCACAAGAGAGCTTTATGTGAACCCGCTGGCAAAGAGAAAGAGCCCAACGAGTAA